One stretch of Acidobacteriota bacterium DNA includes these proteins:
- the rpmH gene encoding 50S ribosomal protein L34, which translates to MKRTFQPNRRRRAKTHGFRIRMRTRAGRAVISRRRRKGRKRLAG; encoded by the coding sequence ATGAAACGGACGTTTCAGCCAAACAGAAGACGGCGTGCGAAGACGCACGGTTTTCGTATCCGCATGAGAACGCGAGCGGGCCGGGCTGTAATCTCGCGACGCCGGCGGAAGGGCCGCAAACGCCTGGCCGGTTGA
- the rnpA gene encoding ribonuclease P protein component produces MNGPAGESNDSEPAPETFSKDQRIRRRSDYNRIYEEGRKLHGRYVVIFVIPGGTSRSRLGITVTKKAGRAHDRNQLKRRVREIFRRAPARKELDESPIDIVVNVKPAAKVATFEDLERDLIGAIRRAKRHGES; encoded by the coding sequence TTGAACGGTCCGGCCGGTGAGTCGAACGACTCGGAACCGGCACCCGAGACCTTCTCGAAGGATCAGCGGATCCGGAGGCGGTCGGATTACAATCGCATCTATGAAGAGGGCAGGAAGCTGCACGGCAGATATGTCGTCATCTTCGTAATACCCGGTGGGACCAGCCGGAGCCGTCTCGGAATCACCGTAACGAAAAAGGCTGGCCGGGCCCATGATCGCAACCAACTCAAGCGTCGGGTTCGAGAGATTTTCAGACGAGCCCCGGCGCGGAAAGAGCTCGACGAGAGCCCCATCGATATCGTCGTCAACGTCAAGCCGGCAGCGAAGGTCGCCACTTTCGAGGATCTGGAAAGAGACCTGATCGGTGCCATCCGAAGGGCAAAGCGACATGGAGAAAGCTGA
- the yidD gene encoding membrane protein insertion efficiency factor YidD, giving the protein MIGRMLVALLVAYKRFLSPLLPPACRFEPTCSVYARIAIQHHGALRGTGLAIRRLLRCQPFSSGGWDPVPGTEEWNDAY; this is encoded by the coding sequence ATGATCGGACGGATGCTCGTCGCACTGCTCGTCGCTTACAAGCGATTTCTCTCTCCCCTCCTCCCTCCCGCCTGCCGATTCGAGCCCACCTGCTCCGTCTATGCTCGCATCGCCATCCAGCACCATGGGGCGTTGCGCGGAACCGGGCTCGCCATACGGCGCCTTCTCCGATGCCAGCCTTTCAGCTCGGGTGGCTGGGATCCGGTGCCAGGAACTGAAGAATGGAACGACGCTTACTGA
- the yidC gene encoding membrane protein insertase YidC, which translates to MERRLLIAVLVSIAFLVLWSAIAPRIFPALSPPPPADLPLSGAAEPSDEPSELGTTPGAPTPAQTPPLQTEAETAIEESATAEPVSAAREEIFTMRGEGYRARVTNRGARIVSFRLLDEPDVETGEPWELVNQAAEGEGPLSIYSEDGSFRDEVNQALYVVERTGSGSVELSYRSADGRSVVKKLEFEPDRPVVNYEVRVAGTSSPWGILVGPGIGAAGSTADDRFALSGTVVVEEGGDADSVARKKVDETHRWSGARYVGLVDHYFVSVLLPSRPAEARAWPVDTPGDGPEFEPMVAMMAEGSVASGRALFAPKRRSLLDEYQLSALLDTGFFGPIANMLLDALILIYGWVGNYGWAIVLLTIVIKIVFFPLQHKSMVSMKRMQKVQPKMNAIRDKYKKSKADPAQRQKMNLEMMQLYKDEKISPASGCVPMLLQLPILWAFYVALSHAIELRGEPWVLWITDLSAKDPHYILPIVMTGTMFIQQLVTPMAGDPMQRKIMLAMPIVFGFIFKEFPAGLVLYWLVQNVLTIIQQGLLNRWWKLHPESLEVGKGQLATVPARQGRGKR; encoded by the coding sequence ATGGAACGACGCTTACTGATCGCGGTACTCGTCTCGATCGCCTTCCTGGTCCTCTGGAGCGCGATCGCACCGAGAATCTTTCCGGCGCTGTCGCCTCCGCCACCCGCGGATCTTCCTCTCTCCGGGGCCGCGGAACCTTCCGACGAGCCTTCCGAGCTCGGGACCACTCCCGGCGCGCCGACTCCCGCGCAGACGCCGCCGCTCCAGACGGAAGCGGAAACCGCGATCGAGGAATCGGCAACAGCGGAACCGGTCAGCGCGGCCAGGGAAGAGATTTTCACCATGCGGGGGGAAGGGTACCGCGCGCGAGTCACGAATCGCGGCGCTCGGATCGTCTCCTTCCGGTTGCTCGACGAGCCCGATGTCGAGACGGGCGAACCGTGGGAGCTGGTGAACCAGGCGGCGGAGGGCGAAGGACCCCTCTCGATTTACTCGGAGGACGGATCGTTTCGGGACGAGGTGAACCAGGCGCTCTATGTGGTCGAACGGACCGGTTCCGGTTCGGTGGAGCTTTCGTACCGATCGGCCGATGGCCGGAGTGTCGTCAAGAAGCTGGAGTTCGAGCCCGACCGCCCGGTGGTCAATTATGAGGTCCGGGTCGCCGGCACCTCCTCCCCCTGGGGTATTCTGGTCGGCCCGGGGATCGGCGCGGCCGGAAGCACCGCGGACGACAGATTTGCGCTGAGTGGAACGGTCGTGGTGGAAGAGGGCGGCGACGCGGATTCGGTCGCCCGGAAGAAGGTCGATGAGACCCACCGCTGGAGCGGCGCCCGCTACGTCGGTCTGGTCGACCACTATTTCGTCTCGGTTCTCCTCCCCTCCCGCCCCGCCGAAGCGCGCGCATGGCCGGTCGATACTCCCGGCGATGGCCCGGAGTTCGAGCCGATGGTCGCGATGATGGCCGAAGGGAGCGTGGCTTCCGGGCGCGCGCTCTTCGCGCCCAAGCGCCGGTCGCTTCTCGACGAGTACCAGCTCAGCGCTCTGCTCGACACCGGATTCTTCGGCCCGATTGCAAACATGCTTCTCGATGCGCTCATCCTGATCTACGGCTGGGTGGGCAACTACGGGTGGGCCATCGTACTCCTGACGATCGTGATCAAGATCGTCTTCTTTCCGCTTCAGCACAAGAGCATGGTGTCGATGAAGCGGATGCAGAAGGTTCAGCCGAAGATGAATGCGATCCGGGACAAGTACAAAAAGTCGAAGGCGGATCCGGCCCAACGACAGAAGATGAATCTCGAAATGATGCAGCTTTACAAGGACGAGAAAATCAGTCCGGCCAGCGGCTGCGTTCCGATGCTTCTTCAGCTGCCGATTCTCTGGGCGTTCTACGTCGCGCTTTCTCATGCGATCGAGCTGCGCGGCGAACCGTGGGTGCTCTGGATCACCGACCTCTCAGCCAAAGACCCGCACTACATTCTCCCGATCGTGATGACTGGTACGATGTTCATTCAGCAGCTCGTGACGCCGATGGCCGGCGATCCGATGCAGCGGAAGATCATGCTCGCGATGCCCATCGTGTTCGGGTTCATATTCAAGGAGTTCCCTGCCGGGCTCGTTCTCTACTGGCTCGTGCAGAATGTTCTGACGATTATTCAGCAGGGCCTGCTCAATCGATGGTGGAAGCTCCATCCCGAATCGCTCGAGGTCGGAAAGGGCCAGCTCGCCACAGTCCCTGCGAGACAAGGACGAGGAAAACGATGA
- a CDS encoding Jag N-terminal domain-containing protein, with protein MKRFEGKNLEEALDAAAAALGVERFRIKYNVVSEKRGFLGGVKRVVIEASVRSESDPAPVEPESPPSEKAKAASPARATPGADRPQRPKPSGRRPKAAKKEPRVVESVAGDDGEDEWVTIGERGEQEAPRPARGEKKQGEKKEGGGRRSRGRRKKGSPRSEEPQPAQTEVVVPEQATRGEAEERVAAWFTRVFELAGFDLVVRTSESDENLDVTLYGRDIGLLQQSGGELLDSLQVLANKALAGREMEKRIELDVEAFKKEREERISRKALELADEVRREGKVRTMRSMTPIERRIVHVTLRDEEGVTTESRGRGFHKRVAILPDDGSSEIEPEELATHSS; from the coding sequence ATGAAGCGCTTTGAAGGGAAGAATCTGGAAGAGGCTCTCGACGCAGCAGCAGCGGCGCTCGGTGTCGAACGATTCCGCATCAAGTACAACGTGGTGAGCGAGAAGCGAGGCTTTCTCGGCGGCGTCAAGCGCGTCGTGATTGAAGCTTCGGTGCGGAGCGAAAGCGATCCGGCTCCGGTCGAGCCGGAGAGTCCCCCGAGCGAGAAGGCGAAAGCGGCGAGTCCGGCCAGAGCCACCCCTGGAGCCGACCGACCACAGAGGCCGAAGCCGTCCGGGCGACGACCGAAAGCGGCAAAGAAGGAACCGAGGGTCGTTGAGTCTGTCGCCGGCGATGACGGCGAGGATGAGTGGGTGACGATCGGTGAGCGAGGCGAACAGGAAGCGCCGAGGCCCGCGCGGGGAGAAAAGAAGCAGGGAGAGAAAAAGGAGGGGGGCGGCCGGCGTTCGCGCGGTCGACGGAAGAAGGGGTCTCCCAGGAGCGAAGAGCCGCAGCCAGCGCAGACCGAAGTCGTCGTACCGGAGCAGGCAACGCGAGGCGAGGCCGAGGAGCGGGTGGCCGCCTGGTTCACGCGCGTTTTCGAGCTTGCGGGATTCGATCTCGTCGTTCGCACCTCGGAGTCGGACGAGAATCTCGACGTAACCCTGTACGGAAGGGATATCGGCCTTTTGCAGCAGAGTGGGGGAGAGCTCCTCGACTCATTGCAAGTGCTTGCAAACAAAGCACTTGCAGGTCGGGAGATGGAGAAGAGGATCGAGCTCGACGTCGAGGCGTTCAAGAAGGAGCGGGAAGAGCGAATCTCCCGTAAGGCACTCGAGCTCGCCGACGAGGTACGGCGTGAGGGGAAAGTCCGGACGATGCGCTCGATGACTCCGATCGAGCGGAGGATCGTTCATGTGACGCTTCGTGACGAAGAGGGCGTGACGACCGAGTCTCGAGGCCGAGGCTTCCACAAGCGCGTGGCGATCCTCCCCGATGACGGCTCCTCGGAGATTGAACCGGAGGAGCTGGCAACTCACTCTTCGTGA
- the mnmE gene encoding tRNA uridine-5-carboxymethylaminomethyl(34) synthesis GTPase MnmE, translating to MIPTIVASATPRGRSSALAIVRISGPKAFEIALGLCSLERFEPRRATVVRLRDALGPIDQAVVTAFEGPETYTGEDLVEFSTHGSEWVVERLIDAVVRRGARIAQPGEFTERAVANGRIDLVQAEAVGDLIASRTEMQARLSMANLEGRIGELSRSIRQDLVELESRLEAELDFADEGVEFIAAAEGIERLSRLEAKLEDLAGTHDRGRAIRRGVTVAILGRPNSGKSTLMNVICGEARSIVTEIPGTTRDVVSETVEIGGFAVRLLDTAGLRDSEDVVERIGVERARAAGVGADVVLYLIDSTVGKAGVDEEELSALRMPAMVVYSKADLGQPPAGALAVSALEAGGLSGVIEALEVELRERFGGEDEGALVNERQREAVVRGAEAVGRAIAAWKGGDSVEYVASEVREASEALGELTGEITRAEVIRSIFASFCIGK from the coding sequence GTGATTCCTACGATCGTAGCATCGGCGACCCCGAGGGGGCGATCGTCGGCGCTGGCGATCGTCCGGATTTCCGGCCCGAAGGCGTTCGAGATCGCGCTCGGGCTCTGCTCACTCGAGCGATTCGAGCCGAGAAGGGCGACTGTGGTTCGACTGAGGGACGCGCTCGGACCGATCGACCAGGCCGTGGTGACAGCATTCGAGGGACCGGAGACGTACACGGGGGAGGATCTCGTCGAGTTTTCGACCCATGGATCGGAGTGGGTAGTGGAGCGGTTGATCGATGCGGTTGTGCGGCGGGGGGCGCGAATCGCGCAGCCGGGCGAGTTCACTGAACGGGCGGTCGCGAATGGCCGGATCGATCTGGTTCAGGCGGAGGCGGTGGGAGATCTGATCGCGTCGCGGACGGAGATGCAGGCGCGGTTGTCGATGGCGAATCTCGAGGGGAGAATCGGTGAGCTCAGCCGGTCGATCCGGCAGGATCTCGTCGAGCTCGAGTCGCGGCTGGAGGCGGAGCTGGACTTCGCGGACGAAGGGGTCGAGTTCATCGCCGCGGCGGAGGGGATCGAGCGGTTGTCACGGCTCGAGGCGAAGCTGGAGGATCTGGCGGGGACACACGATCGGGGGAGGGCGATCCGCCGCGGGGTAACGGTGGCGATTCTCGGGAGGCCGAACAGCGGGAAGTCGACTCTGATGAACGTGATCTGTGGTGAGGCGCGGTCGATCGTGACCGAGATTCCGGGAACGACGCGGGACGTGGTATCGGAGACGGTCGAGATCGGCGGTTTCGCGGTGAGACTTCTCGATACGGCGGGTTTGCGGGATTCGGAGGACGTGGTCGAGCGGATCGGGGTCGAGCGGGCGCGGGCAGCGGGGGTGGGTGCCGATGTGGTCCTTTACCTGATCGATTCGACGGTCGGGAAGGCCGGGGTGGACGAGGAGGAGCTTTCTGCGCTCCGGATGCCCGCGATGGTGGTCTACTCGAAAGCGGATCTCGGTCAGCCACCGGCGGGTGCGCTGGCGGTTTCCGCGCTGGAGGCTGGGGGGTTGAGCGGGGTGATCGAGGCTCTGGAGGTAGAGCTTCGGGAGCGGTTCGGAGGGGAGGATGAGGGGGCGCTGGTGAACGAGCGGCAGCGGGAGGCGGTCGTTCGGGGGGCGGAGGCGGTGGGTCGGGCGATCGCGGCGTGGAAGGGGGGGGATTCGGTGGAGTATGTGGCGTCCGAGGTGCGGGAGGCGAGCGAGGCACTTGGGGAGTTGACGGGGGAGATCACGAGGGCGGAGGTGATTCGCTCGATTTTTGCGTCGTTCTGCATAGGAAAGTGA
- the mnmG gene encoding tRNA uridine-5-carboxymethylaminomethyl(34) synthesis enzyme MnmG: MYDLIVIGGGHAGAEAAWFASRAGLRVALLTLSKESIGRMSCNPAIGGLAKGHLVREIDAMGGLMSLAADAAGIQFKTLNRSKGPAVQGPRAQCDRTLYAAFVRTTLERLENLALFDARVSRILVRRDRVEGVALDGGQTLHAPAIIVTTGTFLRGLMHTGETRTEGGRYGEPRSEGLSDSLRTLGLRLGRLKTGTPPRIEASSVDFTLLAPDHGDPDPRPFSIESKTPPINQALCWITHTNEQTHQVIVSNLHRSPMFSGQIEGTGPRYCPSIEDKVVRFRDKTSHHVFVEPEGLHEPWLYLNGISTSLPADVQDTVVRSLPGFGNAAIARYGYAVEYDFVNPNQLAPTLEVHGIRGLFLAGQINGTSGYEEAAAQGMIAGINAVLQHHDRDPLILSRDLAYTGVLVDDLITLGTEEPYRMLTSRAEYRLLLGCDTVYQRLSPLAMSLGILSGRRAGLIRDRLEREAAGSRAVAETSFRPDQETSAWLESLELPISSETTLSALLQRRNASLDRLIESARSTGRLEELRKALEPLSREELDGVVNQARYSGYIERQKKDAERVRRDHDLPISEPFEFNRPGLSAEVVEKLNAFRPRTLGQAARIPGVTPAAVSILRMHLARNEQSRAASQV, encoded by the coding sequence GTGTACGACCTGATCGTCATCGGGGGTGGCCACGCCGGCGCTGAAGCCGCCTGGTTCGCCTCCCGCGCCGGCCTCCGCGTGGCCCTCCTCACCCTGTCGAAAGAGTCGATCGGCCGGATGTCCTGCAACCCCGCCATCGGCGGTCTCGCCAAAGGCCACCTCGTCAGGGAGATCGACGCCATGGGGGGGCTGATGAGCCTCGCCGCCGACGCCGCCGGGATCCAGTTCAAAACCCTCAACCGATCCAAAGGTCCCGCCGTCCAAGGCCCCCGCGCCCAATGCGACCGAACCCTCTATGCCGCGTTCGTCCGTACCACCCTCGAGCGACTCGAAAACCTCGCTCTCTTCGATGCACGCGTCTCCCGAATCCTCGTCAGGCGCGACCGCGTCGAGGGCGTCGCGCTCGACGGCGGTCAGACACTCCATGCTCCCGCCATCATCGTGACCACCGGCACCTTCCTCCGGGGCCTCATGCATACTGGCGAAACCCGCACAGAGGGGGGACGCTACGGCGAACCCCGCTCCGAGGGACTCTCCGACTCCCTCCGCACACTCGGGTTGCGACTCGGCCGGCTCAAGACCGGTACTCCACCCCGCATCGAAGCATCGTCGGTCGATTTCACCCTCCTCGCACCCGATCACGGCGACCCGGATCCCCGGCCCTTCTCCATCGAATCGAAGACCCCCCCCATCAATCAGGCCCTCTGCTGGATCACCCATACCAACGAGCAGACACACCAGGTAATCGTCTCGAACCTCCACCGATCCCCGATGTTCTCCGGACAGATCGAGGGAACAGGACCTCGGTATTGTCCCTCGATCGAAGACAAGGTCGTCCGCTTTCGAGACAAAACCAGCCACCATGTCTTCGTCGAGCCCGAAGGCCTCCACGAGCCGTGGCTCTATCTCAACGGCATCTCGACGTCACTTCCCGCCGACGTGCAGGACACCGTCGTCCGATCCCTCCCGGGCTTCGGGAACGCCGCCATCGCGCGGTACGGCTACGCCGTCGAATACGATTTCGTCAACCCGAATCAGCTCGCCCCGACGCTCGAAGTGCACGGAATTCGAGGGCTCTTCCTCGCCGGTCAGATCAATGGAACCTCCGGCTACGAGGAGGCTGCCGCCCAGGGTATGATCGCAGGCATCAACGCCGTCCTTCAGCATCACGACCGCGACCCCCTCATCCTCTCCCGCGATCTCGCCTACACCGGCGTTCTCGTCGACGATCTCATCACCCTCGGAACCGAAGAACCCTACAGGATGCTCACCTCCCGCGCCGAATACCGCCTCCTGCTCGGATGCGACACCGTCTACCAGCGCCTCTCCCCTCTGGCGATGTCGCTCGGAATCCTCTCCGGACGACGCGCCGGGCTCATCCGGGATCGCCTCGAGCGGGAAGCCGCCGGCAGCAGGGCCGTCGCCGAAACCAGCTTTCGACCCGACCAGGAGACGAGCGCCTGGCTCGAAAGCCTCGAGCTCCCCATCAGCTCCGAAACGACCCTTTCTGCGCTTCTGCAGCGCCGAAATGCATCGCTGGACCGCCTGATCGAGTCCGCCCGCTCCACCGGGCGCCTCGAGGAACTGCGTAAAGCCCTCGAGCCTCTCTCCCGCGAAGAGCTCGACGGCGTCGTCAATCAGGCGAGATACAGCGGATATATCGAGCGCCAGAAAAAGGATGCCGAACGCGTCCGACGGGATCATGACCTACCGATTTCGGAACCATTCGAGTTCAATCGCCCCGGCCTTTCCGCCGAAGTCGTCGAGAAACTGAATGCCTTCAGACCTCGCACTCTGGGACAAGCTGCCAGAATCCCCGGAGTCACTCCTGCTGCCGTCTCCATCCTTCGGATGCATCTCGCAAGAAATGAACAGAGCCGCGCAGCAAGCCAGGTTTGA
- a CDS encoding class I SAM-dependent methyltransferase — translation MNRAAQQARFEELLREWAARVSLIGPAALRQLDLHIEEARLAGSLLQPSGEVLDFGSGNGLPGIPMAIDHPEARFHLVESDQKKWAFLKHVVRECGINAEVHGVRLERMIEKGELESRIDLIVSRAVGRPRDWMPAARSLLRPGARVALLATSATAPQVDGYEIVRREPLPRGDKQELVIYELDGKR, via the coding sequence ATGAACAGAGCCGCGCAGCAAGCCAGGTTTGAGGAGCTCCTCCGCGAGTGGGCCGCTCGCGTGAGCCTCATCGGCCCTGCTGCGCTCCGACAGCTCGACCTCCACATCGAGGAAGCGAGGCTCGCTGGTTCTCTCCTCCAGCCGAGCGGTGAGGTGCTCGACTTCGGCAGCGGAAACGGACTCCCCGGAATCCCGATGGCGATCGATCATCCGGAAGCGCGCTTCCACCTGGTGGAATCGGATCAGAAGAAATGGGCGTTCCTCAAACACGTCGTCCGGGAGTGCGGGATCAACGCCGAGGTGCACGGAGTGCGGCTCGAGCGGATGATCGAAAAAGGCGAGCTCGAATCGCGGATCGACCTGATCGTTTCGCGTGCGGTCGGAAGACCGCGCGACTGGATGCCCGCGGCGCGATCCCTGCTTCGACCCGGCGCGCGCGTGGCACTGCTCGCAACCTCGGCGACCGCGCCACAGGTCGACGGCTATGAGATCGTTCGGCGTGAACCGCTGCCGAGGGGAGACAAACAGGAGCTCGTAATCTACGAGCTCGACGGGAAGCGATGA
- a CDS encoding AAA family ATPase yields the protein MTRIISITNQKGGVGKTTTAINLAASLAVLERKVLLVDLDPQANATSGLGFPKDEADSIYPVLLGEIDADQVLLHTDLEFLMLLPSSTGLVGAELDLARMENPQFRLQKALRSVAAAFEFVIIDSPPSLNLLTINGLCAADGVMVPIQSEYFALEGVSQLVQTVERVREVLNPELEIEGVLITMEDDRMNLSRQVGIEIREFFGEKVYETVVPRNVKLAEAPSFGKPVALYDIRSRGAEAYLGLAREVIAGVRG from the coding sequence ATGACGAGAATCATTTCGATCACGAATCAGAAGGGTGGCGTGGGAAAGACGACCACCGCCATCAATCTCGCCGCCTCGCTCGCGGTCCTCGAACGGAAGGTGCTACTGGTCGATCTCGACCCCCAGGCGAACGCGACATCCGGACTCGGATTTCCAAAGGACGAGGCCGACTCGATCTACCCCGTTCTCCTCGGTGAGATCGATGCGGATCAGGTGCTCCTCCATACTGATCTCGAGTTTCTGATGCTCCTTCCGTCGTCGACGGGGCTGGTCGGGGCCGAGCTCGATCTGGCCCGGATGGAGAATCCCCAGTTCCGGTTGCAGAAGGCGCTGAGGTCTGTCGCAGCAGCGTTCGAATTTGTGATCATCGATTCGCCTCCATCGCTTAACCTACTGACTATAAATGGTTTATGTGCTGCCGATGGGGTGATGGTACCGATTCAAAGCGAGTACTTCGCGCTCGAAGGAGTCTCCCAGCTGGTCCAGACAGTGGAGCGGGTCAGGGAGGTTCTGAACCCGGAGCTCGAGATCGAGGGGGTTCTCATCACCATGGAAGACGACCGGATGAATCTGTCACGGCAGGTGGGCATCGAGATCCGTGAGTTCTTCGGGGAGAAAGTGTACGAGACCGTAGTGCCGCGGAACGTCAAGCTCGCCGAGGCTCCGAGCTTCGGTAAACCGGTGGCGCTGTACGACATCAGGTCGCGCGGCGCCGAGGCGTATCTGGGCCTGGCGCGGGAAGTGATCGCGGGGGTTCGCGGATGA
- a CDS encoding ParB/RepB/Spo0J family partition protein translates to MKERKGVTKKTRTAKKEAKGGSGSARGRKALGRGLSNLIPSAGSSAGSARIGSPTTVRIDQVETNPLQPRTQFDESSLEELTASIAEHGVIQPVVVTKVGAGRYRLIAGERRLRAAARAGLKEVPVVERPDKGEAENLAVALIENVQREGLNAIDEARAYERLHDQFGLTQEQISARVGKNRSTVANLVRLLKLPVGVQQMVESGELSSGHARALLAIDSASKQQDLARQIVRRGLNVRQTEALVAESGSSPRKATAPEKDVHTRDAEERLTRALQTKVEIDRRRKGGTIKVRFGSEEELIRLFEKLTGQRRNR, encoded by the coding sequence ATGAAGGAGAGAAAAGGCGTGACGAAGAAAACGAGAACGGCGAAGAAAGAGGCGAAGGGCGGGTCGGGATCAGCGCGGGGACGGAAGGCGCTCGGAAGAGGCCTGAGCAATCTCATCCCATCGGCGGGCTCGAGTGCCGGTTCGGCCAGAATCGGATCGCCGACGACCGTGCGGATCGACCAGGTGGAGACGAACCCGCTGCAGCCGCGAACGCAGTTCGACGAATCCTCGCTCGAGGAGCTCACGGCCAGCATCGCCGAGCACGGCGTCATCCAGCCGGTGGTCGTCACGAAGGTCGGCGCCGGCCGGTACCGGTTGATCGCCGGTGAGAGGCGGCTGCGGGCCGCTGCCCGCGCGGGGCTGAAGGAAGTTCCGGTCGTGGAGCGGCCGGACAAAGGCGAGGCGGAAAATCTCGCCGTGGCCTTGATCGAGAACGTTCAGCGCGAAGGGCTGAACGCGATCGACGAAGCGCGGGCGTACGAGCGGCTGCACGACCAGTTCGGGCTGACCCAGGAACAGATCTCCGCGCGGGTTGGCAAGAACCGTTCGACAGTCGCCAATCTCGTCCGGCTCCTCAAGCTTCCGGTCGGTGTGCAGCAGATGGTGGAGTCGGGCGAACTTTCGAGCGGGCATGCACGCGCACTTCTGGCGATCGATTCGGCCTCGAAGCAGCAGGATCTGGCCCGGCAGATCGTGAGGCGGGGACTCAACGTCCGACAAACCGAAGCGCTCGTTGCCGAGTCCGGTTCCTCACCTCGCAAAGCCACAGCCCCGGAAAAGGATGTCCATACGCGCGATGCCGAGGAGCGGCTGACGCGAGCCCTCCAGACGAAGGTCGAGATCGATCGTCGCCGAAAAGGGGGTACGATAAAGGTCCGTTTCGGCAGCGAGGAAGAGCTGATCCGGCTCTTCGAAAAACTGACGGGTCAACGGAGGAACCGATGA
- a CDS encoding polymer-forming cytoskeletal protein: MKGKTGELNGFLDRGSAFRGELEFEDTMRIDGKFNGKIVSKNELIVGESASIEGEVHVGRIAIGGTVNGKIIAADRIEIHRSGKVYGDIRTPKLIIEEGAIFEGSCSMGKQSLEAVPRVENRHAAN; this comes from the coding sequence ATGAAAGGCAAAACAGGGGAGCTCAACGGATTTCTCGATCGGGGCTCAGCCTTCAGGGGCGAGCTCGAGTTCGAGGACACGATGCGTATCGACGGGAAGTTCAACGGCAAGATCGTTTCGAAGAACGAGCTCATCGTTGGCGAGAGCGCATCGATCGAAGGGGAAGTGCATGTAGGCCGCATCGCGATCGGCGGCACTGTGAACGGGAAGATCATCGCGGCGGACCGGATCGAGATCCACCGATCGGGAAAAGTATACGGCGACATCCGCACGCCCAAGCTGATCATCGAAGAGGGAGCGATCTTCGAGGGGAGCTGCAGCATGGGCAAGCAATCGCTCGAAGCCGTTCCGAGGGTCGAAAACCGACACGCAGCGAACTGA
- a CDS encoding ATP synthase F0 subunit B — protein sequence MDLKPDLTLLVIAAIFIATYFIVKRFLVEPITEVLDWRASRVHEADEMYEDAIARLHESTEEASKKLGEARREAAEVRDRHRSEAGALRDSRLGEVREDATRMIDQADSELSQEVSSIRSSLESESENLAAEMVQRILGRKS from the coding sequence ATGGACCTGAAACCTGACCTCACGCTGCTCGTGATCGCCGCGATCTTCATCGCGACGTACTTCATCGTGAAGCGTTTTCTGGTGGAGCCCATCACCGAAGTCCTCGACTGGCGCGCCTCCAGAGTTCACGAAGCGGATGAGATGTACGAGGATGCGATCGCGCGTCTCCACGAGTCCACCGAGGAAGCATCGAAGAAGTTGGGGGAAGCGAGACGCGAAGCAGCCGAGGTTCGCGACCGGCATCGCAGCGAAGCCGGCGCGCTCCGGGACTCTCGACTGGGAGAAGTTCGGGAGGACGCGACTCGAATGATCGATCAGGCCGACAGCGAGCTCTCCCAGGAAGTCTCGTCGATTCGTTCCTCTCTCGAGAGCGAGTCCGAGAACCTCGCCGCCGAAATGGTGCAGCGCATCCTCGGGAGGAAGTCTTGA